The genomic window TTCATCGGGATAAGATTCACCTTTGCCTTCAATCCATGCACAAACTTCACCAGTTGCTTCGCATGCTGAATCGAATCATTTTCACCCTGAATCATCACGTATTCAAAGGTGATTCCGTGCCGGGTCTGTATTGGGTAATTCAAAAGGGTCTGCTTCAGCACATCGAGTGGGTATTGTCGTGCAACGGGCATCATGGATGCACGGTGTGCATTGTCTGCACTGTGCAATGAAATCGCCAGACTCACCGCCACTTCCTTCCCCAAACGCTCGATCTCCGGGACCAATCCCACCGTCGATACCGTCACCCTGTGTTTCGAAAGTGCAAAGAGTTTTGCATCGGTAAGGGTACGACAAACTTCAACCACCGCCTCAAAGTTGTCGAGCGGCTCGCCCATTCCCATGAAAACAACGTTGCTCACCTTTTTTTCTTCGAGCCGATGATTTGCAAGGATCACTTGCGATAGTATTTCCCCGCTGCTCAGGCTGCGCGTCAGTCCCATGCGCCCGGTTTGACAAAAAGTGCATCCCCATCGGCAGCCCACCTGACTGCTGATACACAGGGTAATTCGCTTATCGGAAGGCATTAGCACACATTCGGCAAACAGACCATCCCTCACACGAAACAGGA from Puniceicoccaceae bacterium includes these protein-coding regions:
- the rlmN gene encoding 23S rRNA (adenine(2503)-C(2))-methyltransferase RlmN; translated protein: MKPYALDQTEADWKQWATQHGHAPFVARQIREWIFAKGELQPEGFTNISKAIRESLQEQFDWSLPTVDTVLSSADGSEKILFRVRDGLFAECVLMPSDKRITLCISSQVGCRWGCTFCQTGRMGLTRSLSSGEILSQVILANHRLEEKKVSNVVFMGMGEPLDNFEAVVEVCRTLTDAKLFALSKHRVTVSTVGLVPEIERLGKEVAVSLAISLHSADNAHRASMMPVARQYPLDVLKQTLLNYPIQTRHGITFEYVMIQGENDSIQHAKQLVKFVHGLKAKVNLIPMNAHPGNPMQASEEIRLREFQKYLSDRSIPAPVRYSRGQDVSAACGQLAMKRQEELHLEPHKVARSRKREIRDNRESVSADVNVSSDRTECDSEEHSVS